The following proteins are co-located in the uncultured Draconibacterium sp. genome:
- a CDS encoding DUF1593 domain-containing protein yields MKIALFVKAFFCASFGAAQASDFSGKNEKPRVIVLTDISTSSGDPDDKQSLVRFLLYANEFDVEGLIATSACSRRNSNPTGEPSPDEISERVEAYGKVLGNIRLDSNDYLSEEYLLGIIRKGMLTGRKPGSSSNANGWPVEEVIGEGKDTEASNLIVQSLQKKDDRPLWICVWGGPMDLAQALWNLRKSHSWDELQQMLSRLRVYAWGNQELGGQWIRDKFPELFYINSTGGISYSINPYLNSVNWLNTNIRKNHGPLGELDKSIIFSMCCCCLY; encoded by the coding sequence ATGAAAATTGCACTGTTTGTAAAAGCATTTTTTTGTGCCAGCTTTGGGGCTGCCCAGGCATCTGATTTCTCCGGGAAAAATGAAAAGCCCCGTGTCATAGTTTTAACAGATATCAGTACCAGTTCTGGTGATCCTGATGATAAACAATCCTTGGTCAGATTCCTGCTTTATGCAAATGAATTTGATGTTGAGGGGCTGATAGCTACTTCAGCCTGCAGTAGAAGAAACTCTAATCCAACAGGCGAACCGTCACCTGATGAAATTTCAGAGCGGGTAGAAGCGTACGGAAAGGTTCTTGGAAATATTCGGCTTGATTCAAACGATTATCTCTCTGAAGAGTATTTGCTTGGTATCATTAGAAAAGGGATGTTGACCGGACGCAAACCGGGAAGTTCTTCAAATGCCAATGGATGGCCTGTTGAAGAAGTTATTGGAGAAGGTAAGGATACGGAAGCTTCAAACCTGATTGTGCAATCACTTCAAAAAAAGGATGATCGTCCGTTATGGATTTGTGTTTGGGGTGGACCGATGGATTTGGCTCAGGCTCTATGGAATTTGAGAAAAAGTCATTCCTGGGATGAGTTGCAACAAATGCTTTCCCGTTTACGGGTTTATGCTTGGGGAAACCAGGAATTGGGCGGTCAGTGGATACGCGATAAATTCCCTGAACTGTTTTACATTAACTCGACTGGGGGAATTAGTTATAGCATAAATCCATACCTGAACAGTGTAAATTGGCTAAATACCAACATTCGTAAAAACCATGGGCCACTAGGCGAATTGGATAAGAGTATAATTTTTTCAATGTGTTGTTGTTGTCTTTATTAA